From Macaca mulatta isolate MMU2019108-1 chromosome 1, T2T-MMU8v2.0, whole genome shotgun sequence, the proteins below share one genomic window:
- the TARDBP gene encoding TAR DNA-binding protein 43 isoform X2, translating to MSEYIRVTEDENDEPIEIPSEDDGTVLLSTVTAQFPGACGLRYRNPVSQCMRGVRLVEGILHAPDAGWGNLVYVVNYPKDNKRKMDETDASSAVKVKRAVQKTSDLIVLGLPWKTTEQDLKEYFSTFGEVLMVQVKKDLKTGHSKGFGFVRFTEYETQVKVMSQRHMIDGRWCDCKLPNSKQSQDEPLRSRKVFVGRCTEDMTEDELREFFSQYGDVMDVFIPKPFRAFAFVTFADDQVFFSLTISTTPGHFFVSLVETGFHCFGLAGPALLTSGDPPASASQSAGTTGASHCSRSWSPPPFFFETRSHSVAQAGGTQWCNQSSLHPRTPGLSLQGRILQLQPPK from the exons atgTCTGAATATATTCGGGTAACCGAAGATGAGAACGATGAGCCCATTGAAATACCATCGGAAGACGATGGGACGGTGCTGCTGTCCACGGTCACAGCCCAGTTTCCAGGGGCGTGTGGGCTTCGCTACAGGAATCCAGTGTCTCAATGTATGAGAGGTGTCCGACTGGTAGAAGGAATTCTGCATGCCCCCGATGCTGGCTGGGGAAATCTGGTTTATGTTGTCAACTATCCGAAAG ataacaaaagaaaaatggatgagACAGATGCTTCATCAGCAGTGAAAGTGAAAAGAGCAGTCCAGAAAACATCCGATTTAATAGTGTTGGGTCTCCCATGGAAAACAACTGAACAGGACCTGAAAGAGTATTTTAGTACCTTTGGAGAAGTTCTTATGGTGCAG GTCAAGAAAGATCTTAAGACTGGTCATTCAAAGGGGTTTGGCTTTGTTCGTTTTACGGAATATGAAACACAGGTGAAAGTAATGTCACAGCGACATATGATAGATGGACGATGGTGTGACTGTAAACTTCCTAATTCTAAG CAAAGCCAAGATGAGCCTTTGAGAAGCAGAAAAGTGTTTGTGGGGCGCTGTACAGAGGACATGACTGAGGATGAGCTGCGGGAGTTCTTCTCTCAGTACGGGGATGTGATGGATGTCTTCATCCCCAAGCCGTTCAGGGCCTTTGCCTTTGTTACATTTGCAGATGATCAGGTATTTTTCTCCTTAACAATAT ccaccacacctggccatttttttgtatctttagtagagacggggtttcactgttttggtCTGGCTGGTcctgcactcctgacctcaggtgatccacctgcctcagcctcccaaagtgctgggactacaggcgcaagccactgctCCCGCTCCTggtccccccccccttttttttttgagacaaggtctcactccgttgcccaggctggtggaacACAGTGGTGTAATCAAAGCTCACTACatcctagaactcctgggctcagcctccaggggaggatccttcagctgcagcctcctaagtag
- the TARDBP gene encoding TAR DNA-binding protein 43 isoform X1 produces the protein MSEYIRVTEDENDEPIEIPSEDDGTVLLSTVTAQFPGACGLRYRNPVSQCMRGVRLVEGILHAPDAGWGNLVYVVNYPKDNKRKMDETDASSAVKVKRAVQKTSDLIVLGLPWKTTEQDLKEYFSTFGEVLMVQVKKDLKTGHSKGFGFVRFTEYETQVKVMSQRHMIDGRWCDCKLPNSKQSQDEPLRSRKVFVGRCTEDMTEDELREFFSQYGDVMDVFIPKPFRAFAFVTFADDQIAQSLCGEDLIIKGISVHISNAEPKHNSNRQLERSGRFGGNPGGFGNQGGFGNSRGGGAGLGNNQGSNMGGGMNFGAFSINPAMMAAAQAALQSSWGMMGMLASQQNQSGPSGNNQSQGNMQREPNQAFGSGNNSYSGSNSGAAIGWGSASNAGSGSGFNGGFGSSMDSKSSGWGM, from the exons atgTCTGAATATATTCGGGTAACCGAAGATGAGAACGATGAGCCCATTGAAATACCATCGGAAGACGATGGGACGGTGCTGCTGTCCACGGTCACAGCCCAGTTTCCAGGGGCGTGTGGGCTTCGCTACAGGAATCCAGTGTCTCAATGTATGAGAGGTGTCCGACTGGTAGAAGGAATTCTGCATGCCCCCGATGCTGGCTGGGGAAATCTGGTTTATGTTGTCAACTATCCGAAAG ataacaaaagaaaaatggatgagACAGATGCTTCATCAGCAGTGAAAGTGAAAAGAGCAGTCCAGAAAACATCCGATTTAATAGTGTTGGGTCTCCCATGGAAAACAACTGAACAGGACCTGAAAGAGTATTTTAGTACCTTTGGAGAAGTTCTTATGGTGCAG GTCAAGAAAGATCTTAAGACTGGTCATTCAAAGGGGTTTGGCTTTGTTCGTTTTACGGAATATGAAACACAGGTGAAAGTAATGTCACAGCGACATATGATAGATGGACGATGGTGTGACTGTAAACTTCCTAATTCTAAG CAAAGCCAAGATGAGCCTTTGAGAAGCAGAAAAGTGTTTGTGGGGCGCTGTACAGAGGACATGACTGAGGATGAGCTGCGGGAGTTCTTCTCTCAGTACGGGGATGTGATGGATGTCTTCATCCCCAAGCCGTTCAGGGCCTTTGCCTTTGTTACATTTGCAGATGATCAG ATTGCGCAGTCTCTTTGTGGAGAGGACTTGATCATTAAAGGAATCAGCGTTCATATATCCAATGCCGAACCTAAGCACAATAGCAATAGACAGTTAGAAAGAAGTGGAAGATTTGGTGGTAATCCAGGTGGCTTTGGGAATCAGGGTGGATTTGGTAATAGCAGAGGGGGTGGAGCTGGTTTGGGAAACAATCAAGGTAGTAATATGGGTGGTGGGATGAACTTTGGTGCATTCAGCATTAATCCAGCCATGATGGCTGCTGCCCAGGCAGCACTACAGAGCAGTTGGGGTATGATGGGCATGTTAGCCAGCCAGCAGAACCAGTCAGGCCCATCGGGTAATAACCAAAGCCAAGGCAACATGCAGAGGGAGCCAAACCAGGCCTTCGGTTCTGGAAATAACTCTTATAGTGGTTCTAATTCTGGTGCAGCAATTGGTTGGGGATCAGCATCAAATGCAGGGTCGGGCAGTGGTTTTAATGGAGGCTTTGGCTCAAGCATGGATTCTAAGTCTTCTGGCTGGGGAATGTAG